The window CATTAaccaaaaattgaaaaaaaaaacaaataaaacaacaccaTCAGTCGAGTATCAAAGTAGTGCTACAAAGTTTTTATCcatcaaacacatacacacactcagcTAAATGGAAACAGTTGAATCAGTTCAAAAATCCACATACCAGCTGTCAATGGACTGGCTGAAacttcttccttctcctcctttaTGTAAAGTTCTGGTCCCTGATGTTTTATTCTGTAGTCCGATTCATTAGACGCTTCTTCTTTGACTACTTGCAGGtcatctgcaaagaaaacattaaaacacacacaactatAAGATTTTCCAGGTGAATTCATATTGCTCTTGTTTTGGCACTAAACATGCTTAGTTTCCATTtcggatcaataaagtatttttgaatctgAGTGTGAATGTTTACTCTTAAATTGTACGCAATTTAAGAGTTAAATGTTTATGCTTCATTTATGCATAAATGAAGCATAAAATAGTACATGTTTGTGTACTATTTTATTAAGTTACTAGAGTTACTGCAGAGTGATGGATGCACAGATAAGAAAgagtggaaagaagaaaatagacaTGTCTTACAATATTATTGCCATCACAATATTTACCAACGTTATTCCCATCCCAAGATTTTCTAATATCGACCAGCCCTACATGGGCCTGCAGAGGATAGTGAGAGAAGCTCAATCTTAACTCACCCATTTGTTTAACATAAAAAGATCACATCAAACATGCTACCATGCTATTCtcaaaaaatggtttcaaatgatgtttttttttttaacgtctGTGCTTATGAAAGGTGAGTTTGAGTTTTAGCATGAGCCATGCAGATGATATCTGTGTGTAACACACCAAGGAGGTCTTATTGGTGAGGAGAGTAGATAACATAACAACAACTGGATAAAGCTAAATTTATTATTAGAGCCATTTTGTTCTGATCACAGTTGAAACAACCTTCCAATAGTgtagcagtttaaaaaaacaaaacaaattttctccaaattaaATATCCATAATTGTTAAAGAGATTACCAGTGGGTAGTGGACTGCTCGAGAGCCCCCCCTTTGTGTCATCCTCTGGACTGTGATAGATCAGACCACAGGACCACTCGTCCGGGTCTTCTGTTTTAACCACAAACAGCTGGTCGACATCTGCAGGGAAGATTCAAATAACATTAACTTCTTGCACAACTCTGACTCTATGATCCCACAAGTCACATGGGCAACATTACTTTAGTCAGACAATCCTTGATACTGGTGAATTCAATGAAAAACTGGTTAGCAAGCCTCAATAACAAACATTAGTATCCAAAACCAACACATTTCTAATACTGCATTCACATGAAGATTTTAGCAGCATAAAAAAGTGTTAtgcttaaatgacaaacttATAAGTAGGTTACTAGTGGCGAGTGGACTGCTCTGCaattcctcttcctcctcgtccttCATGGTAAGTTCTGGGTCTTGATGGTCCATAACAGAGCTTCTTTCATCAAGGCCttattgtttttagttaaaaccAACCAATGGATGTCTACAGGAaaataaacagactttaaaaaaaatttacttaaaaaaaaaaatgaaattcattGTATTATGGATCACAGTTATGATGTTTTCAACCCAGTAAACGGCTGCATGATATTAGGAAAACATGCAATTGTGTTGCTCCTGTTGCGTATTGAAATGGTGATAGTGGTTGAAATTGAGCCACATCTTCCTCACTGATCTCTCTGAGCTTTGGCATCTCGACCACTAACTTGTTTTGTGTCAAGAGCGGTCAACATATGAGTGCAAATTTGTTCATATGCAATGccttacattttcagaaatcttTATGAAGCTGTAAAAGTTGCTAGATGCATATTTCCAAAGGTAAGAGcaatatagaaagaaaaaaatctaaacattttctatgcTGCTCTTTGTGGAACATACAAAGTTGGAACATACACTTCCAATTGACATTTGCTTCCAGGTGTTGTGATGCATGTTAGAGCAGATGCAATGCACCGGTTTATGCGCAATTTGAACTTATTgacatttaatgatttttaattttctaataGCAAGCCAATAGCCAAGCAGATAAGATATGTTACGCTTTGCGCGTATTAATAatgtcaaaaatactttagtgaATCTAAAGTATTTGTCATGCGCTCATGACAGTCTTGAATTATAATCATCTGTTTACATGTCATTAGCTGATCTTGCGACCAGTAGATTTAGCACACTGCTGCTCTATAACGGAGTGCAAATTTTGTGCTGCTCGTTCATTTTTCACGTGTATCGTGTCGTTTATTTGGTCGTGTTGCTACCAGTAAGTTCTGATCACTGTAGAAAAAAGCAACTGCACTTACCTGTATCATCTGTGTTGATGTCTTTGTTGTATGCTGTTGTTATTTAGGAGTCTGCTGAAGTCAGGGTCTCACCGAAGCCACAGTCGTATTTGTGAAAACAAGCGTCCTCTTCCGAGAATTTCCATGTAATGGAGGTGGTCAAAAGAGTCTGCAGAAAGATAGAAACAGAAATAGCTCTGCACTATTTACTTAGCCCAGTATTCGTTTCCTTCTCTCTCAGCGGTATTACATTTAATGAAAGGGCGCcgccatgaaaaaaaattccatcGTGTGCGATGTCTCGCGATATTTTGGGGATCATATGTCAACAGGGCCGCCATCTTATGAGTGGCATTCATCTTACACCAAGATATGCAGTACAGTTCTGTTCAATATTTTGAGTACTTTTGACCAAATAAGTTTTTGACATTTGCTAACAAATTACTACACTTTTTCAAAGAGGGATATGTTATAGGTAATCGAAGGTAGCTTAAAAACCCACCTACGGTCACCAACAAGTTGTTCTGGGAACATCTTGGAGAGccttgtttaattattttaccagttaaaatgttacaattgTACAattctgaattattaatttgttacaataccaaatcctaataaaaacaaacatttcttattAAGGGCCAAATAaagcatgatttaaaaaaaaatatatagtttacCCTTTTTGCACATATATTTAACAAGTTAACTAGTTCTGTAGATGCCTTTCCCATTATAACACATTACGTAAATATGCCTAACATTGAAATTTTATCGAAACTGAACCCTTTTATCTCATTATGATCTTCCTGTGGGAAAGCATTTGAAAGGCTCAGCAATTTAAAAGACATCTACTGGGTCTTTGTGAGCATAACAGACCTTGGTAGATATATTCCTATCAATTTAGTTTAGCTTAATGGATGCCTCGGTAGAATAAAAGGGCTGAAAATGTGCTCTGCCAAATTGCTGACCAGAAAATTGCATGGGTAAAGAACTGAGATGCAGGAAGCCACAGAGTCAAACATTACTTCTCAAAAGCTGTTATAAGCCATGTGACAGTCCTTGTTCAcaataacacacacatacacacacgcgcacacgcacacgcacacacacacacacacacacacacacacacacgcacacacgcacacgcaccacgcacgcacacacacataccccccccccccacacacacacccacgcacacacgcacacacacacgcatacacacacacacacacacgcacacacacacacgcacacacacacacacacacacgcacacacacacacgcacacacacgcaagtgTATGCCTGTGTGGGAATGCACATCCCACTTccagcaccttttttttttagccagaTGCCCTCGCAGCAATGCAATATATGTGCTGATAGCTCATTTACTTATATGTTTGTAACATAAagtaatatttgtaaaataaaatgatgtggCACTGTCAGACCATTTTCTGGTCTTTCTCTGTGAGAATTAGGAGCCAATCATCTGGTGCTACAGGTCAACTCCTCCGTCAAAGTGGTTGTGGTCATTTATAGATGATGGTACTTCAGCTCCCGCCAGCCATGCACtctctttttacagtttttcctgtGAAGGCAATGTGTAGAGTGGGGCATACATTCCTTTGTCACATCCATTCATTTCATGAAAATAAGAGGTCATTCTCTCTGGTTgccctttgtgttttttttctcagggcATTGAGATTGGTTTTAGTTTGTACATGtcagtttgtctctgtgtcGCCTTCATCCAGTGCATGGTACCACTTAGATTTGTCCTACAACCCTAAAgtatttatatgtaaataaaaccataaagacTGTGTTCATTAGCTGTGATGATAATGTGTTTATTAGCATCACATTTATAATTCATTTGATTTTCTGGTTCCATTTTCAAGACGATTTGTATGTTAGACACATGTCATGGTCTGGTCACTCATCCAACAAAAAGGATGAATTTGATTCAATTGTTACTAAGGTAAACACCATAGGTTTGAAACCTAATCTGTTTACTTGTACTGTTcatacagtaaaaatgtaatttatttaatctaataTGACTATAAGAGGtgtggaaataaacattttgtttgaattaaaaactAATGGTGCACCCACTTATCAGCCAGTGATCAAAATAGGGCATCTTGTTCCTGGACCTGCTCTGAATGTGTGCAGAATGGCTGGGctcaagacaaaacaaatcatttttattttcttcttcctgttcttGGTTTAGGCATCTTTAAATACACCACACTGGAGGTTTAAAGTAAATCTAAAGTAAGAGTGACACAAATTAAAGGCTTTGCTGCACACGTAACCCTAAATATCACTAATCTAGCTCAAACTTTTGATACTATTTCACACGCATCAAACAAATGGGGATGGGAATGGATAAAATCAACGGCTAACATCAAGCTGCTGAAGTAGCCTTTcgataaaaattttttaaattatgcttaAATGCTAGGATTGTACCAGGAAAccaataaatttaaattaaccCTGCCATTTCTGATAATATTGGTAAAACatgagaagtttaaaaaaaagtacaaaaaatgttGTGTCTGTAAAAGTGATTTAACCAAGAATATTATTTGAACGTGCAAATCTTGACTAGATGGATACCCAGTTGGATATCGCTTTGCCTTAAAAGCTGTTTCAATTTCCATGGGAACAAAGTGTCAGAAAGATGACTTCCAATAAcaatctttatttctcttaaaacaATACAATCATATGGAAACaaattttcaattaattaaaCAATATCTCCACAACAAATTAACtttgaacaacaaaacagattaaatatcAGCAACAAACATAAACTgtgcagaacattttcagagaaCTTTGAACAACAGCGTGCACACTTTCTAACTGCTGTTCACAATGTGACTGGTTTGACTTCAAGCCTTTCTCAGTTTTAATGGAAATATGTCGTTATCCGCTTCGTGTAAAGCCGAATACCATCCTACAAAAAACTTGGCTTCCAGTTTTGCACAGGGATTGATGGACCTTGAAGGGAgccagaaaacagcaaagagtTTAAAATCATACCAAGTGATCAAGAGTTGTCAAACGTAAGTTTTATGCCTGATGCGTAAAAGAATCCAGACTGACTCTTACTTAAGCCACAACATTGCGCAATATGCACATGCTTTTAAACAAGCAATTTGTAACTACTTATAACAACTGATACAAAGTGAAACATTGTCAAGCACAGAATGGTGAACTATTCACCACTTGTTGCCTCAGGGGTAGTGCAGAATAATCCTACAGCAACATTTGCTGTTACTCATTTATTCTTCAACTGCAAAATTTATAAATTTACAATTTAGTTTATAGCAGGGATTGCCAGTCAAACAGGCAGGCTAGGTTTATGGAAGCAAGAGTAATTGCCATGCTAAAACAAGTCCAGTCTAAGTGTTAATAGAATTTGCTCAGATCTGTGCCCCTAATGACAAGCTTGATATTCACTGACATTATGATATGaactttctttatttatttcctactttttgaagttttacaaaaagttCTAAAAGCAAATGAACTGACATGTGataacaggtaaaaaaaaaaaaccctcaactTTATAATGTTTTTACCTTATATGAGCTTCAACTGTCCTGATTGTGGACATCGTTTTCACCACCTGCAACAACACcacacaattaaaaatgtgcGTTTCTTTCCAGAATTGAAAACGGTGAATCGAAGTGAATTGAAAACACCTTACAATCAGGATCCCTCTTCTAACTTTGGTTTTACTTTTCCTGTTGTAACTGATGAGCCACAAAACATAACAGAATAGAAAGCAGTAAGCAGCAGTGGCAAGATGCTGttaagacaataaaaagaaaccaaaagaaaatacaacaataaacaattttaagctaaaatatctgaaaagtgtggtgtgcatttgttcTGATCCTCCTGCATCAGTACCATACATACTGATCTCTGAATTCTTTTCCCTCAATTCCTCTTAGCAAAATACCTGAAGCTCCTTCAGATTAGATAAGTTTTGAAGTCAAACCACATATTTACTGCTGGATTTAGGGATGGACTTTGACAGGGCCTTCTAGCTAAGGAggctttatataaaaaaatcagaagtgttcaaagttatttttattttaatttcatataaTTTAGAGTTACAAACATCCAGCCACTTTGTTTCAATAGCAGACTTACTTTCATCCAAAGGGTTTGATCAAAGTCGTACAGCGTAAAAGACAAATATCCCTGATTTCTGACAAGTTGTATGGAAACTTCTGAAttcaaagaaagttacaaaagacatttctaaaaaatgttctctttaagttttctgacatttgtcaaATGGggataattttggtaattccaACTAACCTAAAACAGGAGAAGTTTTAGgcctgatttaacttcagacagtgaagaaaaaatttaaatatgtaaatatctgatttcaaCTGCACATAGGGTTTATTTCAGTCGAAGCCTGTTTGTCTGAAAGCATGGTACATGTGTTCTCTGGTTCTATGGAAAACCTATGTTGAGTTAATAACTAAAACACACTCAAGCTTTTTCTTTAGacttcctttcctttttctggTTACCCATAAACAGGGACGTTAACTCATCCATATAAAAAACATGACCACATTGGGGAGCTAACAGCTTACTCATGGGGAAAACCAATTAGAACTTTAGTGATTGTGTGCAAGGAAGAAGGAAACATCTTCTTCTTCGCTTGTGTGGGATTTACATTGTTGTTGTCCCGGGGAGAATGTTCACTCTGGCTGCCAGGTTTTTTTCCATTACCGatctaataaagaaaaaacacagagaaaaacagttGGCAGATATAAAGAGAGGTAAAAAGAAggcataaaaatcaaatgaaagatctttttttttttctttacaacaaACTTTAAACTGAACTCCTATAAACTGTTCGGCTCAGTCTGAGTTTATGTACTCAGTTCTTTGTCATAAGTTCTTTTGGCAGAAATAACTACATCGAGGCAGCATGACAAGGAGATTATCAATTTGTTGCCCTGCTGGAGTTGCTGTAACGGTGAAACTTCAGCTCTTAAGTGATTCCCATCTTCACAATCTTTGGATTCTTTAAGAAGTTGAGATCTGGTGAGTTTGCTAGAGCATCAAGCTCATTAAGACCACAGTCCATAAAGCAGGAACTGGTACTTTTGGCAGTGGGAGCTGACGCAAAATTCGATTGGTTAATTAAACTGGCACCTAACTAAACTGCCTAGTTTTCTTAAGGGAAactgactgaaaaacacaatggaccaacacaaatggcatgactttttaatcaaaattgaCTGGAACCAGTACAGTAAATGTCAGCAAAGCCGACATTTATGTGTCTTCTGACACATTTTACTTCAACTCAACGTTCTGATAATATACTTAAATATAGTGCTAAGAAATCACCCAGCTTGTTTGGCAACGACCTTTTTGTGACTTACTGTActtttggatacatttttaatgactaTCTGCAGGATACCTGTCCAGTGAGTGGTCTACCACACGATTTTGTTGGACATAATCTAACCTTTCTGCATTAAACattcaattttgtgttttttttttttttttgtaaaaatttgagaaaattaatcaataaagtcTATTAGTCTTCGGTTTTTGTGACGTCATTACATTGAGAGAAAAAACCCTGTGCctataatttcacaaaaaacaacaagagaaTAAATGCAACTCTTGAGTTAGTGGTTCAACATTATTTTGGTCATAGTTGGACTAAGATGATTTAACTTTGTATTGGTTAAATCACTTTgactaaattacaaatttaatcagagaaaaaaatcttctaaGACCCACTGGCAtgatacaaatattttcacaattctTCAGAAATACTTAAATCCAAAAACTGTTGCAATAAAGTCTGATACAATGTTATTCTAATGTAAATCTCTCCaactatatgaaaaaaaaaaaagccaaaaaattaGCTGTACTTGACAATATCCTGCGCTGCCTGCTCATTGGGACAGCTGATGAGAAGGACAGAATCATATGTCGAACCATAGTTTCCTGTGAAAGCTGCGTGAAGAACATCCAGGAAGGACATCACATCAGGATACATGGAAATGGACAGGATCATCCACTAGAAAGGGTGAGACGTGCATAAGATGAACGTTTCATACGGATTGTGTCTCTTTTGTGTTGGTAGTCTGAATGGCTGTTAAAGagccgttttcatgtgcagtTCCATTTCAGCCTcatacaaacataaacatgcagagAATAAATcggtttaaattgtttttgcacGAATAAAGAGTTTACAAGAAAGAATTTTCACTGATGtcctttaaatgtgtatatatttgaaatgttaaacTGACATCAGCGACAGTATACAAAACAGACCAGAAAATATTACAGTTAGCATATTGCGAGAGAAAGCAAAGGTTTCGTGAGGAAgcgcaaaagaaaaacatgttcccCATGTCCGTAGTTTCagccgtttttttttgtttcatcattttccttGGTTTACTCAAACATACGAAAGCATCTATGAGAAAtagtaacataaaacaaaagtttcataAATCGCAGACGGTTTGAATGATTGTACTACCAGTCAGAGTGGGATgagtattgtatttttttaaaaaataacatttttttgagGTAAGTGATGGAATCACCCTTCATTcaacttttacaaatcaaataaagGTTTCAGAAATCACAGACTGGAATTTAAATATTCCAGtctgtgatttttaaagtgaaaatttagGTGGACTAGCCCTTTCAAATCGGGAACTGTAATCGTGAACCAATTTCAACGTCCTACATAACGGTAGAAGGTAACAGACATATTGCAGTTTTTACAAtaacttctctctctctctctctctctctctctctctgcacacCTATCAGTCCTCTTACCAAAGTTGCCTCCATCACCAACAAGCGGGCGTTTCGGTTCAGAAAAGCCCGTCTGTGCCAACGCTGAAGCCGGGGCAATCTGTGCCATACCCACAGCACCAACTCCATCGTAACTGCAGTAGAAGTCTTCTGAAACAGCGCTGATGACAGTTACCATAGTGAAGGTGTTCCGTCGGTTTGTTTGCTCGTATTCCGTGGTGCGCATGCTCAATAACCTGGAGTGGTGACCCCGATAGTTCTGCCGAACCGTCAGAACAACGACGAAAGCGTAATAAATATCCCACTTATTGGTCGCGGTACACTTCCTGTAACAGTAGTGCAAACCAACAATATTGCAGATAGCCTATAATACGAGTGACAGCCTTGATTGGTTATAATGGTTTTGGTGTGTTTATGACTAATACTTCCCTGGCTTCAGACTTGTTTG of the Poecilia reticulata strain Guanapo linkage group LG12, Guppy_female_1.0+MT, whole genome shotgun sequence genome contains:
- the LOC103473393 gene encoding protein CutA homolog — protein: MELVLWVWHRLPRLQRWHRRAFLNRNARLLVMEATLWMILSISMYPDVMSFLDVLHAAFTGNYGSTYDSVLLISCPNEQAAQDIVKSVMEKNLAARVNILPGTTTIYNRKSKTKVRRGILIVVKTMSTIRTVEAHIRSINPCAKLEAKFFVGWYSALHEADNDIFPLKLRKA